CAATTTCGGTGAGCAGTTTTTCACAGTCCAGCAAAAGCTTAACTTCTGTGCCTACTTTTCCAATATTCTTAATATACCGGTTCTGATACCCTTTATTTAGCTTGGGTGGCTCTACCATGTCCTTATCATCTATGGACAAAACCTCTGATACGCTATCTACTATGAGTCCAATTGATAGTTCTCCGATGTCCACAACAATAATACAGGTTCTATCATTGTAATCCCTTGGCTCTTTCTTAAAACGAAGCCGCACATCCATAACAGGTATAATCTTCCCCCTTAGATTTATAATACCTCTAACATATTCCGGGAGTTCAGGTATTTCTGTAATGGACTGAATACCTATAATCTCTGTTACGTATCTTATTTCTAGTCCATAGGTTTCCTTTCCTAAAGAAAAGGTCAAAAATCTCCCTTTTTGTGTGTCCTCTTCAAGTTCAATATCCTCTTCCCTTATCTCCTGCATTGCTTCACATCTCCTTTCCTATTAAACTTATCCATATATAAAACCGCTTAAGTAAGCTTCTTGCGGATTCTATAAATGCTTAGGCTAAAAATAATTGTTAACTATCCCTGCAATGTCAAGTATAAGGCTGATGTTCCCATCTCCTAGCAAGGTACAACCTGACAGTCCGTTTATTTTACGTATTCTGCGGATGTATTCCGGCAGTGCCTTTACTACCACCTGCTGCTGGCCCAACAGCTCATCAGCAAAAATACAGACTGTTTTCTCTTCCTGTTCAATCATAATAATAACACCCTCTTCATAGCTTTTATGTGCATTATTAACCTTAAATACCTCATACAGCCGAAGTATGGGATAGCACTGTCCCCTGACCATTATAATTTCATTCCCTTGTGGATCAGTTATGATATCCTTTTCCATCGGGCGGAAAAATTCCTTAACAGATATAGTAGGGAGGGTGTAGCAGGCTTCTCCAACCTTTATATTCATCCCGTCTATGATAGCAAGGGTTAATGGAATCTTTAGAGTTATTGCAGAACCCTTATCCGCACTGCTGTCTACCGATACAGAACCTCCGACCACTTCAATATTCTTAACTACCACATCCATACCAACACCGCGACCGGAAAATTCTGATACCTTTTCCTTCGTAGAGAATCCGGGAAGAAAAATAAGCCCATACACTTCTTTATCTGTATACTCCGCTTCCCCTTTTACTAAAAGCCCGTTTTCTTTGGCTTTCCCAATTATTTTTTCACGACTTAAACCTTTTCCGTCATCTCTGACAATTACCACCACATCACTGCCTGCATTTTTAGCTTCTAAAGTCAAGGTGCCAGCTGCTTCTTTTCCCTTTGCCATCCTTTCCTCCGGCAATTCAATTCCATGGTCTAGGGCATTACGAACCAGGTGCATTAAAGGGTCCGATATATGTTCAATAATATTTTTATCTACTTCTGTATCTTCTCCTTGTATAGAGAGTGTTACTTCTTTACCTAACTTCTTGCACATATCCCTGACAACCCGCTGCATTTTATGAAAAGTAGCTGCTAGGGGTACCATTCGAATCGACATAACTGTATCTTGAATTTCATCCGTAATTTTATTCAATTGTCTGGCTGCTTTATAAAAATTATCCAGTACCAATCCTTTTAGATCTGAATTTTGTACCACCATAGCTTCTGCTATTACCATTTCCCCAACTAAATCCATTAATTTATCAAGCTTGGCTACATTTACACTTATAATGCTCTGCTGCACATTAGCCGGTCTACTTTCTTTATCCGTTCTTTCTTTATTTTCTCTACGTAAAGTCTGCTTTCCATCTTGCTCCTCCTTCGCAGCCTCCTCATATTCAATTGTTAGATTTACATTTCCTGAAACCTCTTGTTTCCCGGTGTTTTGGCAGTAGAGTTTGTATAAATCTATTGAATCTTCTATTTTATTTAGTTCTACCATCTTTACAAAAGCGGTTTGATAAAAAAATTCGTAAACCTCTGCTTCTTCCAACCAAGTCTTAAAGTATAACTGTAGTCCGTCTTTCCTGATAACTTCCGTACATTTATCATTTTCAATAATATCTTCCGGTAAAAAGAACATCTCATTTACTTTGGGTTTTAAGTGATGTATCAGACCAAAGGCTCGTATATTTTCCATTTCACAGCCTTCTTCAAAGAAAATAATAGATTGATAGATTCCCCTACTCTCTTCCTCAGCATCATTGCTGTAATAATTCCCCTCACAAGATGACTCTGTATTTTCTGTATTACAATCTGTTTTCAGTTTTGTCATATCTTTTAATTCATTCAGATATGCTTCAATTCGATGAATTAACTCACTAAAGTTTCCGTCTAAGTCATCCTCGTTTTTTATTTTTTCTACCTCTACTTTTATGTAATCAATTCCTTCTAGTATAAGGTCAGTCAGAACAATATAACTAAGATCTACCGGCTTTTCATCTCTGATATAGTAAAACAAATCTTCCATTGCATGTGCCAGGGATGCTATATTCTGATACATCATCATGGAAGCAGAACCCTTTATGGTGTGCATAATTCTAAAAATCTCATGAACCGAGTCCTCGGAATAACCTCCTGCCCTCTCACTATTTAATATACATTCTTCTAATTGCCCGATGAGCTGTTCTGTTTCAAACAAAAACACATCTAACATCGAATCATTGGTATTCTCCATCGACAATATACACCTCTTTACAATTACTTTTAGTAATTACTCTTAGCATATCTGACTCAATACTTTCATAACAAGATCTTCTTTAAAAGGTTTTACGATAAATGATTTTGCTCCTGACAGGATTGCTTCTTTTACAAGCCATTCCTGCCCCATTGCCGTAATCATAACCACATTGGCTTCCTTATCGCTTTTTATTATTTCTTTTAGTGCATCAATTCCTGACATTTCCGGCATTGTAATATCCATTGTCACAATGTCCGGCCTTAACTCCAAATACTTTGCTACTGCCGCTTTACCATTATCTGCTTCACCAACGACTTCATAATCGTATTTTGACAAAATGTTTCTAATTGACAACCTCATAAACGCTGCATCATCAGCTATTAGTACTCTCTTCATTGCTTCCTCCTTTTTAGGATTATTCACTAGACAAAACTTAAACTTTAGTAGAATAGTAAAACAAATCAAATAATTATTCCTTATTTTCCCATAACTAAATGGTATTTTTCGTTAATTTTGACATGTTTTATTATATATAATTCTTCGACATTTATCAACAAAATTCTCTTGTTTTATTTAACAATTTTGAAAATTATGTACAAAATAACGAAAACTTAACGAAAATTAGTTTGTAAACTAATGTTGCAAAAAAAGTAATACCTTTAAACAAAATTACATCGTCTAAAGATATTACTCGTATTATATCTATTCTGTTTTCGAAGAATCCCCTTCTTGCTCCTGATTGCCATCCGGTGCTTCTGTATTATGTTCCGTTGCACCCTTCTCTGATTCCTCTTCCGTTTTTTCTGCTAAAGAAAAGTTACAGGATACAGAAATCACACTGTCATTCGGTCCAGGTACCTGATAAGTTACTTTGTAAAGTCGTTCATCTACCTGCTTTATAATTACCTTTACCAAATCCGTACATTCTTCGTTATTGCTGTTAACCGCCATCACTCCCTGCATTACATACGCCTCAGTAATCTCAGTATGATAAGGAATATTCATATGATGGTAGATTCCTTCCAGCTTAATATCCGGAAAATATGTAAACTGTACCGACTCGCTAGCTGTATTACCAACTTGGTCAGAAGCCTTATAGGTCACTATATATGCATATTCACCATTGGCTTTTAAACTTACCTTAATGTCTTTTGCTGCCAGTTTGCTATAGTCATCCGTAACTTTAACTCCCTTACGTGCTAAAGCGGTGATAGCTTCCTTTCCAGACTCCCATTGTTTTTTTGTCAGGGATTTAAACTCAATTCCCGTCATGACCGGAGCTGTCGTATCTACACTTACGGTTGCCACCTCTTTTGCTTTCTTTTTATTTTGAGCTGTTAGTGTATAGGTTATAGTATATACCGTATCAGATTCTTTTTTAATGGCTACTTTGATATCTTTATTTGATAATTTCTTAGAGGACAGATATGCGGTAACACCTTGTAAAGCGAAAGCTCTGTCAACTACCGTATCTGAATCAATTACCCTATCAGAAACACCTTTTATAACAGGAGGCTCTTTCATATTATTTACAGTTACCGTTATTGTTTTTTCAGCGGAACGGCCTAATAAATCAGTAACCGTATATTTAACAGAATATTTACCTGCCGTATGGATATCTACTGTACCTTCTATCTGAATTTTTCCGGTAATGTCTGTCCCGGATGTAGACAACGCCTTTACACCACTTAGAAGATTTACCTGTGTTCCCCAATCAATTGTTTTGTTACTGACTCCGCTAATTGACGGTGTTTTATGATTGAAAGGATTGTCCTTACTAGGGTCTGTGGGGTCCCAACCGGTACCTGGTAAAAGTTTCATGGTTTCAGGTTTTCCAAGGGGACCTGGATCCTTGGAATTGTATATTTCCACTGTGGTTCCAAGAGGGCAGTTATCATATAACCATTTTGCATCAGCTACTGTAAGCCTGACGCAGCCATGAGAGGCTGCTGTTCCAAGTTTATTATATTGTGCCGCAGACAATGTAGTTGCATCCATCTGGTAATACCAAACAGAGTGAAATAAGATTCCTCTTACAATTCTTGTTGAATACTGTCCCCAGACATCACCCATTAAAAGCTTCCATCTATATTTTGCCGGAGTTTTATAAACACCAAGTGGTGTGTCCACACCAGTGGAACAGGTAAACGCCTTATACGGAACCGTATATTCCCCCTTCTTATCCTTTTTATATACCGTTACGACATTTTGCTGCTTGTTAACTTTAATATAATAGGGATATTCTGTTTTTGCCGAGGTTGTTAGAAAACTGACTAATATACTGGCTAAAAGGCAAACCATACTTAGAATAATCGTCTTTCGTAATCTGAATCTCGCTGGTATCATTGATTACTCCTTACTTATTAAATTATTTACCCGTAAAATTTTCCAATAAAGGTAAACTAGATACAACATAAGAAAAATTTGTGTTATTCTTATGTCAAAACTATTTCAAAACTGTTAAACGGCAAACTGACTGTAATATAGCGTATGGTAAAATCCTTTTTTCTGTAATAATTCTTCATGGCTGCCTTGTTCTATGATATCTCCATTTTTTAATACCAATATGATGTCAGCTTCTTTTATTGTAGATAAACGATGGGCAATAATAAAACTGGTTTTACCCTCCATCATCTTAGAAAAGGCTTTCTGAATATTAATTTCTGTTCTGGTATCAATACTGCTGGTAGCTTCATCTAATATAAGCATAGGTGGATCAATAATTAAAACTCTTGCTATGGTAAGAAGCTGTTTCTGTCCCTGTGACAGATTGCCTCCGTCTTCATCAATTATAGTATCATAGCCATTTGGCAGCTTACTGATAAAGCTGTGAGCCTTCGCCGCCTTCGCTGCTTCTATAATCTCTGCTCTGGTAGCTTCCGGTTTACCATATGATATATTGTCGGCTACCGTTCCTGAAAACAACCAGCTTTCCTGTAATACCATACCAATTGTCTGACGCAGGTTATCCCGGTTCACCTGATAGATATTAGTTCCATCAATTTTGATTTCTCCACCATTTATATCATAAAAACGCATTAACAGGTTTACCAGAGTGGTTTTACCAGAGCCTGTAGGTCCTACAATTGCTACCATATTTCCTTTCTCTACTTCTAGATTTAAGTTTTTAATTAAGGGAACCTCCGGACGGTAGGAAAAGCTGACACCGTTAAAGCTTACTCGGCCCTGACAGTCTTTTAACTCTGCTTCCGGCACATTCACAGGTATTTCCGGCTCTTCATCTAACAAGGCAAATACCCTTTCCGCAGAAGCAAAGGCTGCCTGTATCTGTGACGTTATAGACGTAATTTCATTGATCGGTTTTGCAAACTGATTGGAATAATTTAAAAAGCTCGCAATATTACCTATGGATAATTTAGCTGCTAAAGCTAAAAAACCACCAATTATTGTTACAGACACATAGGCAATGTTATTGACAAGTCTTGTCGTAGGATTGGTAAGAGAGGAATACCACTGTGCCTTCTGCCCCGCCTTATATAGTCTGTCATTGATTTCTTTAAAGGACTTATAAGCTCTATCTTCATAACCAAATGCTTTTACGATTTTTTGGTTTCCTATCATTTCTTCGACAAACCCGTTTAGTTCTCCCACTGTCTGGGACTGTTTTGCAAACATTTTCCTGGAGTGCTTTGCAATGAATGAAGCAATAAAAAAGCATAGGGGGGTTATAAATACAACAATCAAAGTAATTAAAGGGCTAATAGTTAACATAAAGATAAAACAGCCTGCAATAATAACTACAGCTGACATTACTTGTGTGATTCCCTGGAATAATCCATCTGAAATAGCATCAATATCATTGGTTAGCCGGCTGATGACATCACCATGGGAATGGTTATCATAATATTTAAGCGGCAGAGTATTTAACTTATTGAATGCATCTTTCCTTATATCGTGTATCGTATTATTGGCGGCCACACTGCTAACTACTGACATAAGCCACTGAAATAAACTGCTCAAAACATAAATTATCAGTAACTTAATAAGCAGAATTACCAGTCCATTAAAGTCAACATTTCCTACTCCAATTATTTTATCTATGGCCTGACCGGTTAAAAGTGGTGTAAATATATACAGGGTATTTCCTATTAAGGCAAATAGAAAAACAACAATAAGCTGAAGCTTATATCTGCCTATATATCCCCATAGTCGTTTTATGGTTGATTTTTTCATGTTTGGCTCCCATCTGCGACCTTAGTCGCGTTCAAATCAAGGGGTTGAATGTCTTTATTCAACTATATATTCTTTTTACATATCGCTGAACACAGTCATTCTATCACTTACAAGTAAACAAGCAGAAAGATTCACTGTGCAAATTTAAATCTAAGCTCCTGGGCTTTCTATTTCCTGAGACTGACAAATCTCTTGGTATACCTGACAGCTTTGCATCAATTCGGTATGTGTTCCTATACCCGATATACTCCCCTCATTTAGTACAATAATTTGGTCAGCATTTCGTATGGTACTGGCTCGCTGGGATACAATAAAGGTTGTCATATCTTTCGTATAAGTCTTAATTGCTTTTCGTAAAGCAGCATCGGTTGCAAAATCAAGGGCATTAAAACTGTCATCTAGAATAAGGATTTCAGGCTGCTTTATCAACGCTCTGGCAATGGTAAGTCTCTGTCTTTGACCTCCTGATACATTAACACCGCCTCTACGGATTACTGTATCATAGCCATCCGGCAGACGTTCAATGAATTCACTGGCCTGGGCAATATCTGCTGCTCTTTTAACCTCTTCAATTGTAGCTTCCTCTTTACCCCATTTTATATTTTCGGCTATGGTACCGGTGAATAAAACCGTTTTTTGTGGTACAATTCCTATTCTTTCCCTGAGCTCTTCTAAATTGTACTCTCTTACATCCTTCCCATTGACAAGTATACTTCCCTTGGTTATATCATAAAACCTTGGGATTAAATTGATTATCGTGGACTTACCGGAACCAGTACCTCCAATTATACCAATGGTTTCTCCCCGTCTTACACGAAAGGATATGTGCTCGATATCATATTTTTCGCTTTCTTCCTTAGCAGAAGTTTGTCTGTGTTCGGAATATTTTTTATATGCCATAAATACATCCCTGAATTCTACGATTATATCATTTTTCTCTTTCTTCTTACTTTCAATCCCCTGATTTGATGAAACTGGGCTTACAATACTAGAACGGGTACCCAGAACTTCTTCTACCCTTCCTGCAGAGGCATAGGCCTTCGTAAAAATTACCACAAGATTGGATATAACTATAAGTGCTGCCAGTATCTGAGTTACATAGCCTACAAAGGCAATTACTTCACCGGTGGACATATAACCGGTATTAACCCGGACACCTCCATACCAAATAATAGCACCTATTGCAAAGTTTAAAATCAGGCTGGTTAAAGGATTTAGGAGAGCTGATACCTTCCCAACCCTAATAGCATTGTCGGAATATTCTTTATTGCGAACAGCAAACTTCTTCAGTTCATAATCTGTTCTGGCAAATGCCCTGATAACCCGGACACCACTTAAATTTTCACGGAGTACTAACGCAATCTGGTCTAGTTTTCCTTGCACAGCCCGGTATAAAGGCACTGTTTTTTTCATAGTTAATAATAGAATACAGACGAATAGGGGTAATACAATAAGTAGTATGACAGATAGCTTTATATCCAGCATAAAAGACATAAATACTCCGCCGATACAAAGAAAAGGAGCACGTATCACAAGACGTATCAGCATGGCAACTGCTAACTGTACCTGATTTACATCACCCGTAATTCGGTTTATCAGTGAAGAAGTTCCAAACTTATCAAGCTCTGTATTAGACAGCGTACCTATATGAACAAACATCGCATTTCGTATGTCTGTACCTACTCCCTGCGATACTATCGAAGCACTGTATTGACAGATTAGTGCACACACTACACCTACAAGAGCTGTTAAGAGCATTACTCCGCCCATTTTTATAATATAGTTTCTATCTCCATTGGCAACACCGATATCGATGACCTTTGCCATAAAAAAGGGAAGAAACAATTCCAGTACAGCCTCCAGTAATTTAAAAAACGGACCTATAAACAGCAGTTTTTTGTATGGTTTTAAAAATTTTGTTAATTGTTTCATTTAAACACCTAAACTTGACCTTTCTTTTATACTCTATTTTGCCCTGATTGGTTTGAAAAACCAATTGTCCTAGATTATAGCACTAATTCTAGTATTTGTTAATACAATAGGCAAAAATTATGAACTTATTAATTTTTTGTTTAAATATTAAAGTTCCCAAAATAGGAAAAAGAATACAAGCTGTCCATTACAGTCTGTATTCTTTCTCCTCTAAGTATTAACCCTCAACGGATGTAGGTGCTTGAATCAGAGATTTATATTTCCATTTACCAGAAAGGTATCTGACGCAGCCTACGATTGAAGTAAAGAACCAGGTTAATCCTGTTGCCCACCAGATGCCCTGATAACCGATAACACCTGCTAATACATTGGCAAATAGTACTCTGCATACAACTTCTGTAAACCCCATCATCATTGGTATTTTTACATCTCCTGCACCGCTTAACATATTTCTCGTTACAAAAATCAACCCTACAAATGAGTAAAAAAAGCAAGGTACTCTTAACGCTTCTATACCAATCTGCATAACTAATTTGTCATTATCTTTTGTGAACCAATCCATAATGAAGCCTCCTCCAAAATAAATGATTGGAAGCATTGCCAAACTAAAGGCTAAGATAATCCGTACTGCTGACCGTAAGCCCTGTTTTACTCTGTCAATATTGCCGGCACCCATATTTTGTCCGGTATAAGCTGCCACCGCTGCACCAACTGACATACCCGGCTGTAAAATCAACTGTTCAATTCGGCTGGCAGCGGTTGCTGCTGCCATAACCGTATCGCCGTAACTGTTAATAATACTTTGCAATGCCATGGTTGAAAGTGATACAAAGGAGTTTTGAAGCGCAACCGGAATACCTAATCTAAGACATTTTTTAACAATCTCCTTATCCGGCACAAAATCTTTTAACGGCATTCTTAAAATTTTAACTTTTGCCAAGGCATATAAAACACACCCCACTGCGGCTACTACTTGGGATATTACTGTTGCTAAAGCGACCCCCATAACACTCCAGCCAAACCCCACTACAAATAATAAATCAAGTACTATATTTAGCAGACAGGCAACAATCAGAAATATAAGTGGAGTTAATGAATCTCCCAATGCCCGCAGAATGGAAGCCATTCCATTATAAGCACCAATTGCTACAATACCTAAACAAACTATTTTCATATAGATATTTGCCTGTCCTATTATATTCTCAGGTGTTTTTAGCAGCCGGAGCATAGGCTCGCTTAATATATATCCAATAATACCCATTATTAACGAAGCACCTAAGACTATATAAGCCGCCGTGGCAAAGCTCTTCTTCACATTTTCTTCATCCTTTGCTCCAAAATACTGGGCAGTTACGATAGATACCCCTGCTGCCAGTCCAAGTGCAAGGGAAAAGAAGAAGAAATTTAAGGGTCCTGTGGTTCCCACTGCTGCCAGGGTATTACTTCCCTCATATCTGCCTACTACAATAGAGTCAACCATGTTATAGAGCTGCTGAAACAAATTACCGACCAACATAGGTAATGCAAACTTAAGCAACAGTCCCGTTGGTTTTCCTAAAGTCATATCATGTGTTAGATTTTTTGCCATTTTTCCATATATGCTGTGTATTAACGTATTTATTGCAAATAAACTAGTACCAGCATCCTTTCTTCTTTATGTGATCTTACATTAACCTAATAGCCCTTATTATACGTTTCATTAATAAATGCATAAGCTCGGCAAAGCTCAAAAAATATTATACGACAATTTTTGAATTTGTAAATAGTTATCCTTATGTTTCCATATATTATATCCTCTCTTCTAAAGGTAATGCTTTTTGACTTTGTCTCATATAATACTTTAGACATACTGGAAAGGGTTGAGCAGATGAAATATGATACTTATTATTCTGGGAATGCCGGAAAAGAGGAAAAACGCAGAAATGCAGAAATGAGGTTACTATGATGAACTGGCATAGTATATCAAAGGAAGAAGTCATAAAATTACTAGAAAGTTCTCCGGAAAACGGATTATCTAAAAAAGAAGTACAAAAACGTCAGAAAAAATATGGGTTGAATATTCTGGAAGCAAAGCGAAAGAAAAATATTCTAGCTAAATTCTTCAGCCAATTTAAGGATTTCATGATTATTACCTTGATTTGTGCTGCTATTATCTCCTTTATGGTCTCCTTGATGCATGGAGAGCTGGATTTTGTAGACCCAGTCATAATCCTTTTTATAATAACCTTAAATGCAGTTCTTGGAGTGTTGCAGGAAAGCAAGGCAGAAAAGTCCCTTGAATCGCTTCAGAAAATGTCTGCTCCGGCTGCTTCCGTGCTAAGAGATGGGGTCATTGAATCTGTTGATTCCAAGGAATTAGTACCCGGCGATATTATTTTTCTGGAAACAGGACATTTTGTTCCTGCAGACGCCAGAATAATACATGGTGTTAACTTAAAGATTGAGGAAGCCTCCCTTACAGGTGAATCACATCCTGTGGAAAAAGAGTCGGAGCTTTGTTTGAAGGAAGATACTTTACTAGCAGACCGCAAGAATATGGTTATGGCAACCGGTATTGTTACCTACGGTAGAGGTAAGGCCGTTGTCACTGCCACCGGGATGCACACGGAGGTTGGACATATTGCAAGACTAATAATGGAAGACGAAACACCTATGACCCCCTTACAAAAACGTCTTGCCGGAACTGGTAAAGCTTTAGGAATCGCCGCTTTATTTATTTGTATTGCTATATTCATACTGGGAATCTTAAAAGACAGACCCATTTTTGATATGTTCATGACCTCCGTTAGCCTTGCTGTTGCTGCCATTCCGGAGGGATTACCAGCTATTGTGACTATCATGCTCTCCTTAGGTGTACAGCGTATGGCTAAGAAAAATGCAGTTATAAGGAAACTGCCTGCCGTTGAAACCCTTGGAAGTGCGACGGTTATCTGTTCCGATAAAACAGGTACCTTAACGCAGAATAAAATGACCGTTACAGAGCTTGCCTCTTGCCAGGGCAAGGAACATCCTGACAGTGCCTTTAGTAAGTTTTTATTGACATTATCAGCACTATGTAATGATTCTGTCTTACAGGTATCCGGCAAAGGAAAACAAACGCAGGTGAATGCAACCGGCGAGCCGACAGAAAAGGCCTTAATCATGGCTGCTTACCATGTGGATTTGATGAAATCTAAACTAGATTCCATGAATCCAAGAGTTTATGAAATACCATTTGACTCCTCCCGTAAGTTAATGACTACCGTACATAAAACCGCACACGACGGTATTCGCAGTATAACAAAAGGTGCTTATGATGTCTTAATGAACCGTTGTAGTTATATCTATCAAAATGGTAAACAAGTGCCCATCACCAATGGACACCTGCAGCAGTTAAATCATCTTAATCAATCCATGACTGAAAAAGCCTTGAGAGTACTTGCTGTTGCTTATAAGGATATTGGTTCCGAACAGAATTTAAGAGCATACACTTTACAGAAAAATACTGACGATGCCTGCCATACTTTAGAAAGCGGTATGACGCTGGTCGGTTTAATCGGTATGATAGACCCGCCAAGACCGGAAGTTGCAAGTGCAGTACTTACCTGTAAAATGGCAGGTATTAAACCAGTCATGATAACCGGTGACCATGTTACTACTGCAAGTGCTATCGCTAAAGAGCTTGGTATCATGTCAAACGATGACCTAGCTATGACCGGTGCTGAGCTTTCTTTCATGAATCAAGAGGAATTAATTGAACAGATTCCAAGATTCCGGGTATTTGCCAGAGTATCTCCAGAGCATAAGGTTCGGATTGTAAAAGCTTTTCAGGCCAAAGGAGAAGTTGTCGCCATGACCGGGGATGGTGTTAATGACGCTCCTGCACTAAAGGCAGCGGATATTGGGTGTGCAATGGGTATTACCGGAACCGATGTTGCTAAAAATGCAGCTGATATGATATTAACAGATGATAACTTCGCAACTATAGTGGCAGCGGTTAAGGAAGGCAGAGGCATTTATGATAATATTAAAAAAGCGATTCATTTCCTTCTCTCCTGTAATATCGGCGAGATAATAACCATATTTACTGCCATATTAATTGGATTACCTTCTCCTCTTCTTGCAGTGCAATTGTTATGG
The nucleotide sequence above comes from Anaerocolumna cellulosilytica. Encoded proteins:
- a CDS encoding MATE family efflux transporter → MAKNLTHDMTLGKPTGLLLKFALPMLVGNLFQQLYNMVDSIVVGRYEGSNTLAAVGTTGPLNFFFFSLALGLAAGVSIVTAQYFGAKDEENVKKSFATAAYIVLGASLIMGIIGYILSEPMLRLLKTPENIIGQANIYMKIVCLGIVAIGAYNGMASILRALGDSLTPLIFLIVACLLNIVLDLLFVVGFGWSVMGVALATVISQVVAAVGCVLYALAKVKILRMPLKDFVPDKEIVKKCLRLGIPVALQNSFVSLSTMALQSIINSYGDTVMAAATAASRIEQLILQPGMSVGAAVAAYTGQNMGAGNIDRVKQGLRSAVRIILAFSLAMLPIIYFGGGFIMDWFTKDNDKLVMQIGIEALRVPCFFYSFVGLIFVTRNMLSGAGDVKIPMMMGFTEVVCRVLFANVLAGVIGYQGIWWATGLTWFFTSIVGCVRYLSGKWKYKSLIQAPTSVEG
- a CDS encoding calcium-translocating P-type ATPase, PMCA-type; the encoded protein is MMNWHSISKEEVIKLLESSPENGLSKKEVQKRQKKYGLNILEAKRKKNILAKFFSQFKDFMIITLICAAIISFMVSLMHGELDFVDPVIILFIITLNAVLGVLQESKAEKSLESLQKMSAPAASVLRDGVIESVDSKELVPGDIIFLETGHFVPADARIIHGVNLKIEEASLTGESHPVEKESELCLKEDTLLADRKNMVMATGIVTYGRGKAVVTATGMHTEVGHIARLIMEDETPMTPLQKRLAGTGKALGIAALFICIAIFILGILKDRPIFDMFMTSVSLAVAAIPEGLPAIVTIMLSLGVQRMAKKNAVIRKLPAVETLGSATVICSDKTGTLTQNKMTVTELASCQGKEHPDSAFSKFLLTLSALCNDSVLQVSGKGKQTQVNATGEPTEKALIMAAYHVDLMKSKLDSMNPRVYEIPFDSSRKLMTTVHKTAHDGIRSITKGAYDVLMNRCSYIYQNGKQVPITNGHLQQLNHLNQSMTEKALRVLAVAYKDIGSEQNLRAYTLQKNTDDACHTLESGMTLVGLIGMIDPPRPEVASAVLTCKMAGIKPVMITGDHVTTASAIAKELGIMSNDDLAMTGAELSFMNQEELIEQIPRFRVFARVSPEHKVRIVKAFQAKGEVVAMTGDGVNDAPALKAADIGCAMGITGTDVAKNAADMILTDDNFATIVAAVKEGRGIYDNIKKAIHFLLSCNIGEIITIFTAILIGLPSPLLAVQLLWVNLVTDSLPAISLGVEPAASDIMKKKPIPPTKGMFADGLMVKILIEGILIGFLSLLAFIIGIRFYDSEAIPKALMHHSTTVEMAASITPYIGRTMAFAVLSLSQLFHSFNMRSEHSLRKVGLFSNPKLVLSFIICAFLQVAVISIKPLAAIFKVVPLSAAQWSVVLVLSFLPIVIVEIQKGNK